In the genome of Quercus robur chromosome 3, dhQueRobu3.1, whole genome shotgun sequence, one region contains:
- the LOC126718345 gene encoding E3 ubiquitin-protein ligase RGLG5-like, giving the protein MGSKSSKGSGRREFPSYGSASSSTYNQQYGYPPQTPYHQQSSYNYTPQHQHGQPPPSSSYGSQASYNYGSEIPVAQPHRKLDRKYSRIADNYRSLDEVTAALANAGLESSNLIVGIDFTKSNEWTGARSFNRRSLHHIGNGQNPYEQAISIIGKTLSAFDEDNLIPCYGFGDASTHDTDVFSFYPDESACNGFEEVLMQYKEIVPNLRLAGPTSFAPIIEMAITTVEQSSGQYHVLVIIADGQVTRSVDTQRGQLSPQEQKTINAIVQASEYPLSIILVGVGDGPWDMMREFDDNIPARAFDNFQFVNFTEIMSKNVDPSRKETEFALAALMEIPAQYKATIELGLLGRQRGNAPERVPLPPPLYGVNSSSNSKNQRSSSFQQRTNSFQQRSNSFQQRAHPYSGYDPPYTGYDAPVETAPSSSSHYDNQVCPICLTNAKNMAFGCGHQTCCDCGEDLEVCPICRRAIETRIRLY; this is encoded by the exons ATGGGTAGTAAAAGTTCGAAAGGGTCAGGTAGGAGAGAGTTTCCATCATATGGGTCTGCGAGTTCTTCAACATATAATCAACAATATGGGTATCCTCCACAAACCCCATATCATCAGCAGAGTTCATATAATTATACGCCACAGCATCAACATGGGCAACCACCACCATCTTCTAGTTATGGATCCCAAGCATCTTATAATTATGGGTCAGAGATACCAGTGGCACAACCGCACAGAAAATTGGATAGAAAATACTCGAGGATTGCTGATAACTACAGGTCCTTAGATGAG GTTACTGCTGCTCTTGCAAATGCTGGCCTGGAGTCTTCTAATCTAATTGTTGGTATTGATTTCACAAAGAGTAACGAGTGGACAG GTGCTAGGTCATTCAACCGACGAAGCTTACATCACATTGGAAATGGTCAAAATCCCTATGAACAAGCAATATCAATTATTGGAAAAACTTTATCTGCTTTCGATGAGGATAACTTAATTCCCTGTTATGGATTTGGCGATG CATCAACACATGATACAGATGTCTTCAGTTTCTATCCAGACGAGAGTGCTTGCAATGGATTTGAGGAAGTGCTGATGCAATACAAAGAAATTGTCCCTAACCTTCGACTTGCAG GGCCAACATCTTTTGCTCCAATTATTGAGATGGCCATTACAACCGTTGAGCAAAGTAGTGGCCAGTACCATGTTTTGGTGATAATTGCTGATGGGCAG GTAACAAGAAGTGTTGATACTCAGCGTGGCCAGCTCAGCCCACAAGAACAAAAGACGATAAATGCAATTGTACAAGCAAG TGAGTATCCTTTGTCAATAATTTTGGTGGGGGTCGGAGATGGGCCTTGGGACATgatgagggaatttgatgataACATCCCTGCTCGAGCCTTTGATAATTTCCAG TTCGTCAATTTCACAGAAATCATGTCAAAGAATGTCGATCCTTCTAGAAAAGAGACTGAATTCGCTCTTGCAGCCTTAATGGAAATACCTGCTCAATATAAAGCAACTATTGAGCTTGGCTTATTAGG TAGACAGAGGGGAAATGCTCCAGAGAGGGTTCCTCTTCCTCCACCTCTTTATGGTGTGAATTCTAGCAGCAACTCGAAAAATCAGCGTTCAAGCAGCTTTCAGCAGCGCACAAATAGTTTTCAGCAGCGTTCAAATAGTTTTCAGCAGCGTGCACATCCTTATAGCGGGTATGATCCTCCTTATACTGGATATGATGCACCAGTTGAAACAGCTCCATCATCAAGTTCTCATTATGACAATCAG GTTTGCCCCATTTGTCTTACTAATGCAAAGAACATGGCCTTTGGTTGTGGACATCAG ACTTGTTGTGATTGTGGGGAAGACCTTGAAGTGTGCCCGATTTGCCGGCGTGCAATCGAGACTAGAATAAGGCTCTACTAA
- the LOC126718344 gene encoding mRNA export factor GLE1-like isoform X2, translating into MGVIKLEPRCPQRIDGMAIDPEPHWKFDALLSELNSLETKLSSSTNVPAPFTKSTPSGKSCKPFIMRVFEDEIDDTDSEGEEDHSSVAATRFNCDAIYLSDSDDESTFKDQSYLMDEVRIVEGALCELTHEHHLEDKEEIRNKISALETDLRSGSEKSTSALTQVEKYREARNEMDRKLDTQYQRKIAEALDNHLTAVQRDHELRSQIEERKIRSDAAYEETKRREKALQEEKIRQEKSKAESEARLRAEEAKRAALEAERRAALEAERRAVKETAERQAIETSTRVAARAAQEEDARRQMNANSAKKSQSASNVLWAAESALNLEQARIQKLKEVDEGNRALRLTYNKDLSSYEKLIGRLIRQISGSTEVVREKSREIIKIFNDPHCPQSVMVAAFAKLVVSRCTSPNTDAFACGHVIVLVTSQVPHAMDLLLAEFHRACIYTVPKHITYSELAFECEEAYYQALGYRVIDRKLENTKDYLTRLASYMELYGALIQTEVQGVQNTHGLKEGWAWIARFLNTLPANRYTAVALSAFLKMAGFALFRKYKSQFMKVLSNILNNFLQELKACEDPGLNATILEIQSYLEDKRFLKEPVGRALQSSLLSTVSIPEGPDPDYHRSSGRYY; encoded by the exons AT GGGTGTAATAAAGTTGGAACCTCGTTGTCCCCAAAGAATTGATGGAATGGCAATCGACCCTGAACCCCATTGGAAGTTTGATGCTTTATTATCAGAACTTAATTCATTGGAAACAAAGCTCAGTTCCTCTACTAATGTTCCTGCGCCTTTCACAAAATCGACGCCAAG TGGTAAAAGTTGTAAGCCTTTTATAATGCGTGTGTTTGAGGATGAGATTGACGATACTGACAGCGAAGGTGAGGAGGATCATAGTTCGGTGGCTGCAACACGGTTCAATTGCGATGCAATTTATTTGAG TGATTCTGATGATGAGTCGACTTTTAAAGACCAATCCTACTTAATGGATGAAGTGCGAATAGTAGAAGGTGCTTTGTGTGAGCTAACCCATGAACATCACCTTGAAGATAAg GAGGAGATTAGGAACAAAATTTCTGCCTTAGAGACAGATTTAAGGAGTGGAAGTGAAAAGTCTACTTCTGCCCTTACTCAAGTTGAGAAATACAGAGAAGCAAGAAATGAAATGGATAGGAAACTTGATACTCAATACCAACGCAAGAT TGCAGAAGCACTTGATAATCACTTGACTGCTGTTCAGCGGGACCATGAATTGAGATCACaaatagaagaaagaaaaataagaagtgACGCAGCTTATGAAGAGAccaaaagaagggaaaaggctctccaagaagaaaaaatacGCCAAGAAAAATCTAAAGCAGAATCTGAG GCCAGACTTAGAGCCGAGGAAGCAAAGAGAGCTGCTTTGGAAGCTGAGAGAAGAGCAGCTCTGGAAGCTGAGAGAAGAGCTGTGAAAGAAACTGCAGAAAGGCAAGCAATTGAGACCTCAACGAGAGTTGCTGCTAGGGCAGCACAAGAAGAAGATGCAAGACGCCAAATGAATgctaattcagcaaaaaaatcacaatcagcaa GTAATGTACTCTGGGCAGCAGAAAGTGCTCTAAATTTAGAACAGGCAAGAATACAGAAACTTAAAGAGGTAGATGAAGGAAACCGGGCTTTGAGGTTGACTTATAACAAG GATTTGAGCAGCTACGAAAAGCTTATTGGTAGGTTGATAAGACAAATAAGTGGATCGACGGAGGTTGTCCG TGAAAAGTCACGTGAAATTATTAAGATTTTCAATGATCCTCATTGCCCTCAATCTGTCATGGTGGCAGCATTTGCAAAGCTG GTTGTCTCCCGTTGTACGAGCCCTAATACTGATGCTTTTGCGTGTGGGCATGTCATTGTTCTTGTTACCTCACAG GTTCCACATGCAATGGATCTTCTTCTAGCTGAGTTCCACAGAGCCTGCATTTACACTGTTCCAAAGCATATAACATACTCAGAG TTGGCATTTGAATGTGAAGAGGCTTATTATCAGGCTCTTGGATACCGGGTAATTGACAGAAAGCTTGAGAACACTAAGGACTATTTGACACGGTTAGCATCCTACATGGAATTGTATGGAGCTCTAATTCAG ACAGAAGTACAGGGTGTCCAGAACACACATGGCCTGAAAGAAGGCTGGGCATGGATTGCGAGGTTCTTAAATACTTTGCCTGCCAATAGATATACAGCGGTAGCACTGAGTGCCTTCCTGAAG ATGGCAGGGTTTGCTCTCTTCAGAAAATATAAATCTCAGTTCATGAAGGTACTGAGCAACATCTTGAACAACTTTCTGCAAGAATTGAAAGCATGTGAAGATCCAGGGTTAAATGCAACCATTCTGGAGATTCAATCCTACTTGGAGGATAAGAGGTTCCTTAAGGAGCCAGTGGGAAGGGCCCTGCAAAGTTCTTTGCTTTCAACTGTTAGTATTCCAGAAGGACCAGATCCAGATTACCACCGGTCATCAGGTAGATATTACTAG
- the LOC126719768 gene encoding uncharacterized protein LOC126719768 — MFRDVAAIGVAAWTPSSNTLPPKMPQEGAGDSSSSFEFKDNQCDMSLDIDSLQQGHTSQSCSLGQKQTSESIPSQKKKKKRGRVAMLDNRISQLINVCQNKSEGTSRELPSSIDNVMEIVRALPGVESTFVIQTSYVLLKKSRREMFLTFKELESPLEWLQGMIWMLKK, encoded by the coding sequence ATGTTTAGGGATGTTGCAGCAATTGGAGTAGCTGCATGGACTCCTTCTTCAAATACACTCCCTCCAAAAATGCCACAGGAGGGTGCTGGTGATTCATCTAGTAGCTTTGAATTTAAGGATAATCAATGTGACATGAGTTTAGACATTGATAGTTTACAACAAGGACATACTAGTCAATCATGTAGTTTAGGACAAAAGCAAACTAGTGAATCAATACCCTcacagaagaaaaagaagaagagaggaagaGTTGCAATGTTGGACAATCGTATTAGTCAATTAATAAATGTATGTCAGAATAAGTCTGAAGGTACTTCTCGAGAGTTACCAAGTTCAATTGATAATGTCATGGAGATTGTGAGAGCACTTCCTGGAGTGGAAAGTACATTTGTGATTCAAACTTCTTATGTCTTACTGAAGAAGTCACGTAGGGAGATGTTCCTAACTTTCAAGGAGCTAGAGTCACCGCTGGAGTGGCTACAAGGAATGATTTGGATGTTAAAGAAGTGA
- the LOC126718344 gene encoding mRNA export factor GLE1-like isoform X1, which translates to MGVIKLEPRCPQRIDGMAIDPEPHWKFDALLSELNSLETKLSSSTNVPAPFTKSTPSGKSCKPFIMRVFEDEIDDTDSEGEEDHSSVAATRFNCDAIYLSSDSDDESTFKDQSYLMDEVRIVEGALCELTHEHHLEDKEEIRNKISALETDLRSGSEKSTSALTQVEKYREARNEMDRKLDTQYQRKIAEALDNHLTAVQRDHELRSQIEERKIRSDAAYEETKRREKALQEEKIRQEKSKAESEARLRAEEAKRAALEAERRAALEAERRAVKETAERQAIETSTRVAARAAQEEDARRQMNANSAKKSQSASNVLWAAESALNLEQARIQKLKEVDEGNRALRLTYNKDLSSYEKLIGRLIRQISGSTEVVREKSREIIKIFNDPHCPQSVMVAAFAKLVVSRCTSPNTDAFACGHVIVLVTSQVPHAMDLLLAEFHRACIYTVPKHITYSELAFECEEAYYQALGYRVIDRKLENTKDYLTRLASYMELYGALIQTEVQGVQNTHGLKEGWAWIARFLNTLPANRYTAVALSAFLKMAGFALFRKYKSQFMKVLSNILNNFLQELKACEDPGLNATILEIQSYLEDKRFLKEPVGRALQSSLLSTVSIPEGPDPDYHRSSGRYY; encoded by the exons AT GGGTGTAATAAAGTTGGAACCTCGTTGTCCCCAAAGAATTGATGGAATGGCAATCGACCCTGAACCCCATTGGAAGTTTGATGCTTTATTATCAGAACTTAATTCATTGGAAACAAAGCTCAGTTCCTCTACTAATGTTCCTGCGCCTTTCACAAAATCGACGCCAAG TGGTAAAAGTTGTAAGCCTTTTATAATGCGTGTGTTTGAGGATGAGATTGACGATACTGACAGCGAAGGTGAGGAGGATCATAGTTCGGTGGCTGCAACACGGTTCAATTGCGATGCAATTTATTTGAG TAGTGATTCTGATGATGAGTCGACTTTTAAAGACCAATCCTACTTAATGGATGAAGTGCGAATAGTAGAAGGTGCTTTGTGTGAGCTAACCCATGAACATCACCTTGAAGATAAg GAGGAGATTAGGAACAAAATTTCTGCCTTAGAGACAGATTTAAGGAGTGGAAGTGAAAAGTCTACTTCTGCCCTTACTCAAGTTGAGAAATACAGAGAAGCAAGAAATGAAATGGATAGGAAACTTGATACTCAATACCAACGCAAGAT TGCAGAAGCACTTGATAATCACTTGACTGCTGTTCAGCGGGACCATGAATTGAGATCACaaatagaagaaagaaaaataagaagtgACGCAGCTTATGAAGAGAccaaaagaagggaaaaggctctccaagaagaaaaaatacGCCAAGAAAAATCTAAAGCAGAATCTGAG GCCAGACTTAGAGCCGAGGAAGCAAAGAGAGCTGCTTTGGAAGCTGAGAGAAGAGCAGCTCTGGAAGCTGAGAGAAGAGCTGTGAAAGAAACTGCAGAAAGGCAAGCAATTGAGACCTCAACGAGAGTTGCTGCTAGGGCAGCACAAGAAGAAGATGCAAGACGCCAAATGAATgctaattcagcaaaaaaatcacaatcagcaa GTAATGTACTCTGGGCAGCAGAAAGTGCTCTAAATTTAGAACAGGCAAGAATACAGAAACTTAAAGAGGTAGATGAAGGAAACCGGGCTTTGAGGTTGACTTATAACAAG GATTTGAGCAGCTACGAAAAGCTTATTGGTAGGTTGATAAGACAAATAAGTGGATCGACGGAGGTTGTCCG TGAAAAGTCACGTGAAATTATTAAGATTTTCAATGATCCTCATTGCCCTCAATCTGTCATGGTGGCAGCATTTGCAAAGCTG GTTGTCTCCCGTTGTACGAGCCCTAATACTGATGCTTTTGCGTGTGGGCATGTCATTGTTCTTGTTACCTCACAG GTTCCACATGCAATGGATCTTCTTCTAGCTGAGTTCCACAGAGCCTGCATTTACACTGTTCCAAAGCATATAACATACTCAGAG TTGGCATTTGAATGTGAAGAGGCTTATTATCAGGCTCTTGGATACCGGGTAATTGACAGAAAGCTTGAGAACACTAAGGACTATTTGACACGGTTAGCATCCTACATGGAATTGTATGGAGCTCTAATTCAG ACAGAAGTACAGGGTGTCCAGAACACACATGGCCTGAAAGAAGGCTGGGCATGGATTGCGAGGTTCTTAAATACTTTGCCTGCCAATAGATATACAGCGGTAGCACTGAGTGCCTTCCTGAAG ATGGCAGGGTTTGCTCTCTTCAGAAAATATAAATCTCAGTTCATGAAGGTACTGAGCAACATCTTGAACAACTTTCTGCAAGAATTGAAAGCATGTGAAGATCCAGGGTTAAATGCAACCATTCTGGAGATTCAATCCTACTTGGAGGATAAGAGGTTCCTTAAGGAGCCAGTGGGAAGGGCCCTGCAAAGTTCTTTGCTTTCAACTGTTAGTATTCCAGAAGGACCAGATCCAGATTACCACCGGTCATCAGGTAGATATTACTAG